Proteins from one Rhinopithecus roxellana isolate Shanxi Qingling chromosome 20, ASM756505v1, whole genome shotgun sequence genomic window:
- the NAE1 gene encoding NEDD8-activating enzyme E1 regulatory subunit isoform X1 produces the protein MAQAGKLLKEQKYDRQLRLWGDHGQEALESAHVCLINATATGTEILKNLVLPGIGSFTIIDGNQVSGEDAGNNFFLQRSSIGKNRAEAAMEFLQELNSDVSGSFVEESPENLLDNDPSFFCRFTVVVATQLPESTLLRLADVLWNSQIPLLICRTYGLVGYMRIIIKEHPVIESHPDNALEDLRLDKPFPELREHFQSYDLDHMEKKDHSHTPWIVIIAKYLAQWYSETNGRIPKTYKEKEDFRDLIRQGILKNENGAPEDEENFEEAIKNVNTALNTTQIPSSIEDIFNDDRCINITKQTSSFWILARALKEFVAKEGQGNLPVRGTIPDMIADSGKYIKLQNVYREKAKKDAAAVGSHVAKLLQSIGQAPESISEKELKLLCSNSAFLRVVRCRSLAEEYGLDTINKDEIISSMDNPDNEIVLYLMLRAVDRFYKQHGRYPGVSNYQVEEDTGKLKSCLTGFLQEYGLSVMVKDDYVHEFCRYGAAEPHTIAAFLGGAAAQEVIKIITKQFVIFNNTYIYSGMSQTSATFQL, from the exons ATGGCGCAGGCGGGGAAGCTGCTCAAGGAGCAGAAGTACGACCGGCAGCTGAG GTTGTGGGGTGATCATGGGCAAGAGGCTTTAGAATCTGCTCATGTTTGCCTAATAAATGCAACGGCCACAGGAACTGAAATTCTTAAAAACTTGGTACTACCAG GTATTGGTTCGTTTACAATTATTGATGGAAATCAGGTCAGCGGAGAAGATGCTGGAAACAA TTTCTTCCTTCAAAGAAGCAGTATCGGCAAG aaccgAGCTGAAGCTGCCATGGAATTCTTACAAGAATTAAATAGTGATGTCTCTGGAAGTTTTGTGGAagag AGTCCAGAAAACCTTCTAGACAACGATCCTTCATTTTTCTGTAGGTTTACTGTTGTGGTTGcaactcagcttcctgaaag cacttTACTACGCTTAGCAGATGTCCTTTGGAATTCCCAGATTCCTCTTTTGATCTGTAGGACATATGGACTAGTTGGTTATATGAGGATCATTATAAAAGAACATCCAG TAATAGAGTCTCATCCAGATAATGCATTAGAAGATCTACGACTAGATAAGCCATTTCCTGAACTGAGAGAACATTTTCAGTCCTATGATTTGGATCATATGGAAAAAAAG GACCACAGCCATACTCCATGGATTGTGATCATAGCTAAATATTTAGCACAGTGGTATAGTGAA ACAAATGGACGAATAcctaaaacatataaagaaaaagaagacttcaGAGATTTGATTAGACAAG GAATTCTAAAGAATGAAAATGGGGCTCCAGAAGATGAAGAGAATTTTGAAGAAGCTATTAAAAATGTGAACACAGCACTAAATACAACTCAG ATCCCAAGCAGTATTGAAGATATATTTAATGATGATCGCTGCATAAATATCACCAAAcag aCTTCATCATTTTGGATTTTAGCTCGTGCCTTAAAGGAATTTGTGGCCAAAGAGGGTCAAGGAAATTTACCTGTTCGAGGCACAATCCCTGATATGATTGCAGATTCAGGCAAATATATAAAACTGCAAAACGT ttaccgtgaaaaagcaaagaaagacgCTGCCGCTGTGGGTAGTCATGTTGCCAAATTGCTGCAGTCCATTGGCCAG GCACCAGAGTCCATTtcagagaaagaattaaaattactCT GCAGCAATTCTGCATTTCTTCGAGTGGTAAGATGTCGATCCTTAGCTGAAGAATATGGTTTGGATACAATTAACAAGGATGAAATTA tttctaGCATGGACAATCCAGATAATGAAATAGTATTGTACTTAATGTTACGGGCTGTTGATAGATTTTATAAACAACATGGTAGATACCCAG gggTATCTAACTATCAAGTTGAAGAAGATACAGGAAAGTTGAAGTCTTGTCTCACTGGCTTCCTTCAGGAATATGGTTTATCTGTAATGGTGAAAGATGATTATGTCCATGAATT TTGCCGATATGGAGCTGCTGAGCCACATACCATTGCTGCGTTCTTGGGGG gAGCTGCTGCTCAAGAGGTCATCAAAATAATCACCAaacaatttgtaatttttaataatactTACATTTACAGTGGCATGTCACAAACTTCAGCAACTTTCCAGTTGTAG
- the NAE1 gene encoding NEDD8-activating enzyme E1 regulatory subunit isoform X2, whose amino-acid sequence MAQAGKLLKEQKYDRQLRLWGDHGQEALESAHVCLINATATGTEILKNLVLPGIGSFTIIDGNQVSGEDAGNNFFLQRSSIGKSPENLLDNDPSFFCRFTVVVATQLPESTLLRLADVLWNSQIPLLICRTYGLVGYMRIIIKEHPVIESHPDNALEDLRLDKPFPELREHFQSYDLDHMEKKDHSHTPWIVIIAKYLAQWYSETNGRIPKTYKEKEDFRDLIRQGILKNENGAPEDEENFEEAIKNVNTALNTTQIPSSIEDIFNDDRCINITKQTSSFWILARALKEFVAKEGQGNLPVRGTIPDMIADSGKYIKLQNVYREKAKKDAAAVGSHVAKLLQSIGQAPESISEKELKLLCSNSAFLRVVRCRSLAEEYGLDTINKDEIISSMDNPDNEIVLYLMLRAVDRFYKQHGRYPGVSNYQVEEDTGKLKSCLTGFLQEYGLSVMVKDDYVHEFCRYGAAEPHTIAAFLGGAAAQEVIKIITKQFVIFNNTYIYSGMSQTSATFQL is encoded by the exons ATGGCGCAGGCGGGGAAGCTGCTCAAGGAGCAGAAGTACGACCGGCAGCTGAG GTTGTGGGGTGATCATGGGCAAGAGGCTTTAGAATCTGCTCATGTTTGCCTAATAAATGCAACGGCCACAGGAACTGAAATTCTTAAAAACTTGGTACTACCAG GTATTGGTTCGTTTACAATTATTGATGGAAATCAGGTCAGCGGAGAAGATGCTGGAAACAA TTTCTTCCTTCAAAGAAGCAGTATCGGCAAG AGTCCAGAAAACCTTCTAGACAACGATCCTTCATTTTTCTGTAGGTTTACTGTTGTGGTTGcaactcagcttcctgaaag cacttTACTACGCTTAGCAGATGTCCTTTGGAATTCCCAGATTCCTCTTTTGATCTGTAGGACATATGGACTAGTTGGTTATATGAGGATCATTATAAAAGAACATCCAG TAATAGAGTCTCATCCAGATAATGCATTAGAAGATCTACGACTAGATAAGCCATTTCCTGAACTGAGAGAACATTTTCAGTCCTATGATTTGGATCATATGGAAAAAAAG GACCACAGCCATACTCCATGGATTGTGATCATAGCTAAATATTTAGCACAGTGGTATAGTGAA ACAAATGGACGAATAcctaaaacatataaagaaaaagaagacttcaGAGATTTGATTAGACAAG GAATTCTAAAGAATGAAAATGGGGCTCCAGAAGATGAAGAGAATTTTGAAGAAGCTATTAAAAATGTGAACACAGCACTAAATACAACTCAG ATCCCAAGCAGTATTGAAGATATATTTAATGATGATCGCTGCATAAATATCACCAAAcag aCTTCATCATTTTGGATTTTAGCTCGTGCCTTAAAGGAATTTGTGGCCAAAGAGGGTCAAGGAAATTTACCTGTTCGAGGCACAATCCCTGATATGATTGCAGATTCAGGCAAATATATAAAACTGCAAAACGT ttaccgtgaaaaagcaaagaaagacgCTGCCGCTGTGGGTAGTCATGTTGCCAAATTGCTGCAGTCCATTGGCCAG GCACCAGAGTCCATTtcagagaaagaattaaaattactCT GCAGCAATTCTGCATTTCTTCGAGTGGTAAGATGTCGATCCTTAGCTGAAGAATATGGTTTGGATACAATTAACAAGGATGAAATTA tttctaGCATGGACAATCCAGATAATGAAATAGTATTGTACTTAATGTTACGGGCTGTTGATAGATTTTATAAACAACATGGTAGATACCCAG gggTATCTAACTATCAAGTTGAAGAAGATACAGGAAAGTTGAAGTCTTGTCTCACTGGCTTCCTTCAGGAATATGGTTTATCTGTAATGGTGAAAGATGATTATGTCCATGAATT TTGCCGATATGGAGCTGCTGAGCCACATACCATTGCTGCGTTCTTGGGGG gAGCTGCTGCTCAAGAGGTCATCAAAATAATCACCAaacaatttgtaatttttaataatactTACATTTACAGTGGCATGTCACAAACTTCAGCAACTTTCCAGTTGTAG
- the NAE1 gene encoding NEDD8-activating enzyme E1 regulatory subunit isoform X3: protein MAQAGKLLKEQKYDRQLSFFLQRSSIGKNRAEAAMEFLQELNSDVSGSFVEESPENLLDNDPSFFCRFTVVVATQLPESTLLRLADVLWNSQIPLLICRTYGLVGYMRIIIKEHPVIESHPDNALEDLRLDKPFPELREHFQSYDLDHMEKKDHSHTPWIVIIAKYLAQWYSETNGRIPKTYKEKEDFRDLIRQGILKNENGAPEDEENFEEAIKNVNTALNTTQIPSSIEDIFNDDRCINITKQTSSFWILARALKEFVAKEGQGNLPVRGTIPDMIADSGKYIKLQNVYREKAKKDAAAVGSHVAKLLQSIGQAPESISEKELKLLCSNSAFLRVVRCRSLAEEYGLDTINKDEIISSMDNPDNEIVLYLMLRAVDRFYKQHGRYPGVSNYQVEEDTGKLKSCLTGFLQEYGLSVMVKDDYVHEFCRYGAAEPHTIAAFLGGAAAQEVIKIITKQFVIFNNTYIYSGMSQTSATFQL, encoded by the exons ATGGCGCAGGCGGGGAAGCTGCTCAAGGAGCAGAAGTACGACCGGCAGCTGAG TTTCTTCCTTCAAAGAAGCAGTATCGGCAAG aaccgAGCTGAAGCTGCCATGGAATTCTTACAAGAATTAAATAGTGATGTCTCTGGAAGTTTTGTGGAagag AGTCCAGAAAACCTTCTAGACAACGATCCTTCATTTTTCTGTAGGTTTACTGTTGTGGTTGcaactcagcttcctgaaag cacttTACTACGCTTAGCAGATGTCCTTTGGAATTCCCAGATTCCTCTTTTGATCTGTAGGACATATGGACTAGTTGGTTATATGAGGATCATTATAAAAGAACATCCAG TAATAGAGTCTCATCCAGATAATGCATTAGAAGATCTACGACTAGATAAGCCATTTCCTGAACTGAGAGAACATTTTCAGTCCTATGATTTGGATCATATGGAAAAAAAG GACCACAGCCATACTCCATGGATTGTGATCATAGCTAAATATTTAGCACAGTGGTATAGTGAA ACAAATGGACGAATAcctaaaacatataaagaaaaagaagacttcaGAGATTTGATTAGACAAG GAATTCTAAAGAATGAAAATGGGGCTCCAGAAGATGAAGAGAATTTTGAAGAAGCTATTAAAAATGTGAACACAGCACTAAATACAACTCAG ATCCCAAGCAGTATTGAAGATATATTTAATGATGATCGCTGCATAAATATCACCAAAcag aCTTCATCATTTTGGATTTTAGCTCGTGCCTTAAAGGAATTTGTGGCCAAAGAGGGTCAAGGAAATTTACCTGTTCGAGGCACAATCCCTGATATGATTGCAGATTCAGGCAAATATATAAAACTGCAAAACGT ttaccgtgaaaaagcaaagaaagacgCTGCCGCTGTGGGTAGTCATGTTGCCAAATTGCTGCAGTCCATTGGCCAG GCACCAGAGTCCATTtcagagaaagaattaaaattactCT GCAGCAATTCTGCATTTCTTCGAGTGGTAAGATGTCGATCCTTAGCTGAAGAATATGGTTTGGATACAATTAACAAGGATGAAATTA tttctaGCATGGACAATCCAGATAATGAAATAGTATTGTACTTAATGTTACGGGCTGTTGATAGATTTTATAAACAACATGGTAGATACCCAG gggTATCTAACTATCAAGTTGAAGAAGATACAGGAAAGTTGAAGTCTTGTCTCACTGGCTTCCTTCAGGAATATGGTTTATCTGTAATGGTGAAAGATGATTATGTCCATGAATT TTGCCGATATGGAGCTGCTGAGCCACATACCATTGCTGCGTTCTTGGGGG gAGCTGCTGCTCAAGAGGTCATCAAAATAATCACCAaacaatttgtaatttttaataatactTACATTTACAGTGGCATGTCACAAACTTCAGCAACTTTCCAGTTGTAG